From the genome of Capsicum annuum cultivar UCD-10X-F1 chromosome 4, UCD10Xv1.1, whole genome shotgun sequence:
TTCCTGAACTTGATCAAAATTTATTAAGTGTTGATCAACTATTTGAAATGGATTCAAATTGTTATTTGAAGACAAGGTGTGTCTAATTAGTGATCCTAGTGGTCAGGAAATGTTCAAAATTAAAATGCAGGGAAAACGTTTTTCCTTAAATCCATTAGATGAGGAACACAAAGATTTTCCAAGTCAGTCCATAGTTGCAGAAACGTGGCACAAAAGGTTGGGCCATTTTCATCATAAAGCTCTGTTGTTTATGAAAAGGAGCGAAATGGGAAATGGTTTACCAAACTTAGAGTAGCATGTCTCAAGATGTAAGTCTTGTTTTATTGGCAAGCAAACTAGACTTCCATTTAAAAGTTCCACATGGAGATCTACATAGAAGTTGCAGCTCATTCATACCGATCTCTATGGTCCTTAAAGAACTCCTTGCTTAATGGCAGCAGGTATTatattatcttcattgatgatcTAACAAGAAtgtgttggatttattttatgaagTTTAAGTACGAAGTTTCTAGAATTTTCATGAAGTTCAAAGCTTGGATAGAAAATCATAGTGGTAGCAAGATTTAGGTCATTATATCAGATAATAGAACTAAATATATATCCGataggtttaatttttttttgcaaagaaGATGGAATAGAGCACCAGCTAATAGTCCCTTACTCTCCACAGCAAATGGAGTTAGTGAGAGAAATAATAGAACAATTATGGAGATGTCAAGATGCTTATTCCAGGAGAAAAATCTGCCAAAAAAGTTTTGGGCAAAAGCAACAAACACAGTTGTTTTCTTGCTGAATAGACTGCCTACGCAGGCAGTGGAAGGAAAAACTCCAATCGAGGCATGGTATGGTTTCAAACCTGATTTTAAAAACCTCAAGATCTTTGGATGTCTATGTTTCTCTTATGTTCCACAGGTTAAGAGAGACAAGTTAGATAAGAAGGAAGATTTGGCAATCTTCATTGGCTATAGCTTATTATCTAAAGGTTACAGGATCTTTCAACCATAATTAGGAAAGATTATGGTATGTAGAGACGTTCAATTCCTAGAAGATGAGCAATGGGACTGAAATTTTAAGGAGTCTCAAGTTTCGAATGACAattcaaagtttgattttgatgaattggTAGATGATCAGCCTATTAGGGGAACGAGGTCACTCTCTGATATTTATCAGAGGTGCAATATTGCTATTTTTTAACTTGCAAGgaagaaaaaattaatcaaaaatgaAAAGATGAAAAGAAGGAGGAGCTGTCCATGATAGAAAAGAACCAAACTTGGAAGCTAGTGGAAAGACCGCAAGATAGAAAAGTGATTGGAGTTAAATGGATTTTTTGAACAAAGCTCAATCCAGACGGCTTGGTAAATAAGCACAAAGCTATATTGGTGTTTAAGGGATACGCACAAGTTTTGGGAGTCGATTTTTATGATACTTTTTCCACAGTAGCTAGATTGGATACAATTCGAATGCTTTTGGCAATAACGGCACAAAAAAGTTGGAAGATTTTGCAAATGGACGTGAAGTCTACTTTCTTGAATGGTCTACTACAAGAGGAAATATATGTTTAGGGTTTAGTGTGCCAGGAAGTGAAAATATGGTTTATCTTTGAAAAAAGCTTTATATTGGTTAAAGCAAGATCCTAGAGCTTGGTATAGCCGAATGGATAACCATTTGCAAGACTTAGGCTTCGAAAGAAGTTTAAGTGAATCGACTCTTTATGACAAGAAAGTTGGCtctaacattattattatttctctgtATGTTGATGATTTACTTGTGACAGGAAATAATATAGCATTGATTGAAGAATTCAAGGAGGAGATGATGAAGGACTTTGAGATGACTGATCTTGGAGAGATGACCTATTTTTTGGGAATGAAGTTTAAGCAAACTCAGAATGAAGTGTTTGTCTgtcaaaagaaatacataaaggAGATTCTAAAAAGATTTAGAATGAAAGAATGCAAGATTATGAGCACGCCTATGAATCAAAGAGAGAAGCTAATGAAGGATGATCGTACTAAACGAGTACAAGAAGGAAGCTACAGGAGCTTGATAGGATGTTTGATGTATCTTACAACAACAAGGCCAGATATATTGTATGTTGTAAGTGTACTATCCCATTGTTTGAATTCTCTAAGTGAATTGCATATGAAAGCTACAAAACGAGTTCTCAGATATGTGAAAGGCACCATAGATTATGGAGTCAAATTTAGCAAATGGCAGAATTTCAAACTTCAAGGATTTTCTGACAATGATTGGGATATGAAAAGTACTTTAGggtactattttatttttggcgcTGGATGTTTTTCTTGGTGTTCCAAAAAACAAGAGATTGTTGCCCAATCAACTGCAGAGGTAGAATTCATTGTTGTGATAGATGCGGTCAATCAAGCTTTATGGATAAGGAAAATCTTTTGTGATCTTGGTTTGGAGATGAAGGAAAGCACTACGATATTTGTGGACAACCAGGCTGCCATTGCTATTTCTCACAATTAAGTCCTTCATAGAAAGACCAAGCACTTCAATGTgaagatatattttcttaaagaagTGTAAAAGGATGGTCCAGTTAATATGGTATACTGCAGAACGGTAGAGCAGCTGGCTGATATTTTTACAAAAGCTCTTCTCGCaaaaaaatttgagtttttgataaGAAAACTTGGAATTGCAGCTCTTGACACAAGGAGGAGGGTTGAAATCTGCCTCATGAGCTATTAACTAATGCTGAATTGGCATGACTACATGGCTGCTGATGTGTTTTTTCTGTTTCCAGAAGACAGAATTTTTCTGAAGTAGTatttcagttatgatttttccTAGTCTTTAGGCATATAGCTATTGGTGGACTTAGTTCCTATTAATTAGGTAGTTCAGTTTTTTGAGTTACTGCATTAGTTACTGCAGTTAGTTAGGATTTTCTGTATTTAAACAACTTATTTACAGCATAATAACATATCTCTCTTTTCCTCTTCATTTGTTGTATGTTTTTTCCTCTGTAAACATCTAcagtaccagtacatctgtattaacccaCTATTTTTCAGGGTCTTAGTCTCCGTTCCAGGAGTGCACTAAGCCGTAGATTGATTGGTCACAGAATTTatgttggtgagcctcccttctTCCGGAAGGCCTAATATAGAAgtcattgatattttattttgattcattgtccaactggggccttgtcctagtctTCAGATAGAAGTTATTTTTAGTTAGTAGAAATTTCGCAGACTAGAGTTAGATGTTTTTTATCTTTATGAACTCATTTCATTATTGAGTAGTTTGAAATACAGGTTAACCATGATTTCGTTTTATTATGTATTTCCACATTTCTTCTTAGTacatgaatggtgtatatgattgcaAGCTAGAAGGGGTGCTCGGGctttcatggttcgggatgcccgtcacggCCTGGGCCTCGGTTTGGTTTGTGACAGTAAAAGTCCACAAATTGTGTCTTAGCTATAGATAAAAGGATTATAAACATGTTATGATCAGCTATATAAACTATCGGGACAAAGGTCCAAAATATACCTAAATTTTgacgaaatttgttgtaacatgcCTCAACATTACGGGGGGTCCTATTATCCTCCTAGattattttttacaatatttttatggCATATATTTGCTTTGCTTGACCACTTCAAATCTTTACGCTCACAGTGTGCGTGTATCACGCAGTGGTCCAGCTAGTAAATATATGCCAcagaaatatgataaaaaataatctagaATGTGATAGGGATCCTGCAAAATTAAGatgtgttacaacaaatttcgccAAAATTTAGGTATATTTCGGACTTTTCTCCCTAAACTAtcttaatcatgtaaaaatatttCATAAGCGTATAATATAAGTTAGTAAGCTTAACTTAATAGAGGAACATGGCATACCATTTTCGCACCACACAATTCTAAAAAACATAAAGCGATACTTGATTGACTTGCACAAGTCTTTGTCTGATTAGTGGAATTTATGAACCATATTTacaattcaaattaaaatgtgGTGAAATTAGAGTTGATATGTTCTTTGAAAAATTATCATAAGTAGCtaggtaaaaatttattttttattgtatatattacATATTGACATTCCTTGACTTTTTTGTGaatttacttctttatattttgaaaccCTTAAATGAAAATTTCAATTCTACCGTTGAATAAGACAGAATgaatgaagaaaaagtaatttttttcaaaatcatgaGGACCAAATGGGAGATTTCATTGCCATTTAAAGTCTGAAAACCACATGTTATAGAGCATACCtacaaattttttcaataatggagAAAGCCTTCACATTTTTTCTCttaacttttaacggatggcataaatgagtcatttctgatagttcagtgacatatttgagctTTTCCCTTTTTGCAAAAATGGAGAAAGCGTTCACATTTTTTCTCTGAACACTCTTGTTGCTTATGGCTAGTTCAGCCATGACCCATACCAACGTTACTACTGATCAATTGGCTCTTTTGTCCTTAAAATCTCAAATCATTTCGACCCCTCTCACTTATTGGATGAAAACTGGTCTCCGGCTACGTCCGTTTGTCATTGGCTTGGAGTTACTTTTGGCTCTCGTCACCAGTGAGTGAGTGAAGTCCTTGAATCTTTCCAACGTGGCTCTTGCGGGATTCCCTGGGAATTTGGAAACCTCacatttcttgtttctcttgactCGGAAATCAACAATTTCCAGGGTAATTTGCCTCAAGAACTGGCACGCTTGCATCGGCTAAAGTTTCTTAGATTAAGTGTCAACAACTTCAGCAGAAAGGTTCCTTCTTAGTTTTGATTTTGACACCAACTTCAGTTTCTATGTCTTTGGAATAATAGTTTCACTGGTTCCATTCCTTCTTCATGTTCTAATATTTCCAAACTTGAGACtttcaatatgaatttcaattcCATAGAGGGTCAAATCCCAGAAGTGATTGGAAGTCTTATAAACCTTAGAGAATTAAACTTAAGGGGTAACAAGATCATAGGCTCTATTCCTCTGTCACTGTCGAATGCCTCAAGGTTGGAGATTTTAGatttatctcataattcatttcAAGGAAACATTCCAGAAGGAATCGGCAATCTTCACAACATGAACTTGTTGGTCATACAATATAATAAACTTATGTGTTCTATACCATTCACAATTTTCAATATCTCAAGAATCGAAGTCATTGCATTCACTGGCAATAGCTTATCAGGAAGTCTTCCCAATGGTTTATGCAATGGTCTCCCAATACTTAAAGGGCTTTATTTTTCCATAAACAAGATTCACCGTCATATGCCTACAAGCTTATCAAATTGATCTCAACTTCAAATTTTGTCTTTATCGGAAAATTAGTTTGATGGACCAATACATAGTGAAATTGGAAGATTGAGTAACTTCGAGACATTGGATCTTGGAATTAACCATTTCACTGGTATGTTTCATCTTATTACTTCAGATTTATTTTATCACACATTAATTGCAGGGATAATTCCACAAGAAATTGGAAATCTTATTAATTTGGTAGATGTAGACATGGAGGCTAATCAGATTACTGCCTCTGTCTCGATCTCCAAATTTAATATCTCGTCTCAGAAAATTTTGTCAGCATGGCAGAAAAATCTTAGTGTATTCTTACAATGGGAGATTGGAAACTTAACCAAGGTACATATATATTCAaatgggggggaggggggggggggggtagagAGAAACAGCAGGAATTGCAGGTTTCTGCGACTTTAGGTGGGTGTTAGCCCATGGATCATACAGCAAGTATTGTTAATAAGATTCCAAAATATTATGAGGTTTATAcattgaaatgaaaatttgttatttcaaatatatttactGGTATGCATTAAACGAGATAGCAAAAGATACAACTTATACTAGATTGTGCAAACTAGTTCATTTCACTTGTATTCATTCTTTCTTCGTGTGTTGACAGGTGAAATACCCAAAGAGATAAGCAATCTCGTTGAGTTGGAGGTACTTACTCTTGATTTTAATAGTTTTAGTGGTTCACATGATATGGAGATTTTCAACATATCAGGCCTGAGAATAATTGATCTTACAGTCAACAATCTATCAGGAAGCCTCCCACCAAACATAGGTTCTATCTTACCCAACATTGAAGAGCTTTATCTGGGTGCCTTAACCAATCTTGTTGGGACTATTCCTCATTCCATTTCCAATTGTTCAAACTTACTATTCTAGAGCTTGCTGGCAACAAACACACTGGTTTGATTCCCAATTCTCTTGGATATTTGACTCATCTACAAATCCTAAACTTGGTGGGAAACAATTTAACCAGTGACTCATTGTTAAGCTTGCTGACTTCCATAACCAATTGCAAAAATTTATCagttctttctctatctttcaaCCCTCTAAACGGCATGCTTCCTGCCTCCGTGGGGAACCTTTCCacatctcttttaaaatttcacGCAAAAAGTTGTAAAATCAAAGGGAGAATTGCTAATGAAATTGGGAACTTCAGCAGCTTATTGTTCCTTGATATTTCTGAAAACAATTTGGTTGGATCGATTCCCACAACAATTGGAAACTTGAGAAACCTTCAGCGCTTCAACTTGAGTAACAACAAACTTACAGGGTTTATTGGTGATCATATTTGTAAATTGCAGCATTTGGGTGAAATTTACTTGGGTCAAAATAAACTTTCAGGATCTCTTCCTAATTGTTTAGGGAATATTACTTCCCTTAGAGAGATACACCTGGGTTCCAATAAAGTGAGTTCCAATATATCACCAAACTTAGGGAACCTTCAAGATCTACTGGTTCTTGACGTATCGTCAAACAACATGGTGGGTTCTTTACCTCCGGAAATTGGAAATCTAAAGGTTATAACAAAGATGGATCTATTGATGAATCAATTCACACATGGAATTCCTAGAGAAATTGGAGAATTGCAAAATTCGTTGTACCTTTCTTTGAGACACAACAAGTTGCAAGGATCTATACCTGACTCAGAGAGCAATatggtaggtttggaattcctagacCTTTCTCATAATAACATATCAGGAACCATTCCCAAGATTTTGGAGAAACTTCAAAACCTGAAGTATTTCAATGTTTCTATCAACAAATTTTATGGTAAAATACCCTCAGGGGGTACTTTCAAGAACCTGTCGAGTCTGTTTTTCATTGACAATGAAGCATTGTGTGgttcttcaagatttagtgtcccATTATGCCCAACATCATCAAAGCACaaatcaaataggaaaaaattgCTAGTTCTATATCTTTTTCTAGGACTTGCAATTTTATTGTTCCTATCATATTTGTGTTTGTATGGATAAGGTATAGAAGAAGTAAAAGAGCTCCTCAACAAGCAGATTCATTGGCTACAAATAAACGAGAAAGAATTTAATACTATGAACTGCTCCAAGCAACGGATGATCTTAGTGAGAGTAATCTAATTGGTTCTGGAAGTATTGACTCTGTTTACAAAGGCATTCTCAAAAGTGGAACTGCCATTGTAGTTAAATTGTTCAATCTGCAAGTGGATGCGGCATTCAAGAGCTTTGATATGGAATGTGAAGTTCTGCGCAGCTTTCGCCATAGGAATCTTGTAAAAGTCATTACTAGTTGTTCCAACCTTGACTTTAAGGCTTTAGTACTCGAGTATATGCCAAATAGATGTCTTGATAAGTATTTGTATTCACACAACTACTTCCTCGACATCAAGCAGATACTAAGCATAATGATAAATGTGGCATGTGCATTGGAATATCTCCATCATGGGTGTTTGTCGCTTGTGATTCACTGTGATCTGAAACCGAGTAATGTCTTGCTGGATGAGGATTTGGTTGCCCACCCCAGCAACTTTGGCATTTCAAAACTGCTTAGTGAAGATCAGAGTGATTTGTACACTAAAACCTTAGCAACATTGGGGTATATTGCGCCAGGTACGTCTCTTAGTTTTGCTGATTATTCCTTTCCTTTTTTCCCACCCAGACAGTACGATGGATCTTTAAATGAATTGTTTGACTGTAGAGTATGGACTGGAAGGACTAGTGTCAACAAAGTGTGACGTCTATAGTTATGGGGTCATGTTGCTGGGAACATTTACCTGGAGAAAGCCTAATGAGTTTGAGGGAGATTTTAGCTTGAAGCAATGGGTGAGTTATTCACTTCCAGATGCCGTAATGGACGTCGTAGATGCCAACTTGGTAACCCAAATGGGTGGTCGCTTACAGATGGAGCTAGATGTTGTGGCTTCAATCATGAAAGTAGCATTGGTTGTTGTGCTGAATCTCCGGCAAGAAGGACTAACATGAAAGATGTTGTAGGGATGCTACAGAAGATCAATATTAAACTTCTTTCATGCTGAACACATTCTTGGAATCTCTCGTTCCAAAATACTTGTTTGATGCAAAAGTCTGCTGAATTGTTGGATTTATGTGAagattgttcttttttttttttttttttttttttagtaattgaTTTGTGGATGTTTCTGTTTCAGAAAAGCTAGCTGGTTGCAGTAAATTTCTTTATTTCCTCTTAATAACTAAAACCAAATTGATCCTCTAAAAAATCTTGAAGCAgaataatcttttttctttttaagattgTTATAGGAATTACATACCTGAATACAAATAGGCAAGTAATATATCAGTAAATGTTTTACGTGTGAATCACTAAGATGACACATAACATCAAGACAACAAACAAAAAGAGCAATGAAAAAAATTGTTGCGATCATAAagcctatatatataaatatatattttgtgttattttttatttttttatcataaagaCTATatagtttttttcaaaaaaaaaaaaagaaaaaggtagcTCCATGCACGAAGTATCTTGCATTCATGGAAGATATAGAGATGGGTCACAACCAAGGATTGTAATGCAGGCAACCTTCCTGACACAAACATCAATGACTAAATTCATGACTCGAACTCGTGACCTATAGGTCCCATGCACAAAGGCAATTTTATCGTTTCTCCAAAGCTTACAAGGTAATAATTACAGAAATGGGATAATTTGCTAATCATTTTGCTCTTTTCTTTCAATGCAGTACATACATGATATACATCTATTCTGATTAAGTTTCAATTAATACTCTAATGAAGCAGAAAATCAGGCTCCATTCTTCAAGATTTTCCAAATTAACCAATTAAGAATAGAAAATTTTCCTTTTCAAGTGAGAAATTTTACCCCTCAACACTTTTTGTTTTCATACCTCTGagtttcattttcttgattttccacTTGCTGTTTCTCATTGCCTTGCCATGTCCAAACTATATCTTTTAATGAAGGCTTTAAGCCTTGATCACAAAACTTCCTGTATTCTGCAGTATCTCCTCATTGCTCATTGCTAATTGCCCTTTTCTCCCTTCTTTGCTTCCTTGCATTTTCACTGTCTTGTCTTCCTTGTTCACCTTCTGAAGACATAATCAAGTAAATAAAGTTTGTTCGctctaaaaatatttaacatttaaCTATGATGGTCGCAAAATCTCTTAAATAATAGGTGTGTTGGGAACATGAGACTTATTCTGTTCTGCAAGTTATCATTACAGATTGAAATATTCTTATGGTGTAGATAACATGGATGTTCTGTGTGTAGTTTTAGAgtacttctattttttcttaaaactcAAATATTCTTCAGTAggataaaatatctcaaatagaGCGGAATAGAGATAGAAGTTTCATTTGATAGAATGATTAATGGTAGGATTTTGTACAGACATTGCATCTTTGTACTTTTTGTTCATTATGTGTTTTTGAGATCTATGCATTCCCTGTAGTCATGAATCACTATGCTTATGATCTGACTTGATGTTTGTCAGAAATCGAGTCCTTATGTAAATTTAACAATGGGCAGTTAGTAAAATTAGCTCCAGGTCTGTGTCCTGTTAATCTTCCACCTTCTGTTCAATTAATGTTGGCTTTTAAAAGCTATCTTGTTGGAATGCAGTCCCAAAAATTACAATGCGGTAAACCAATTATGTTGtgaaaaatagatcatttaggaGTAATGCTGGGAGGAACAATATAAATAATCAGAATAATGTTACAAAAGGAAAAATACGAGTCAAGTCTAACTCTAGTTTTAGTACATCCAGTTTGTATCCTCTGTTGAATGGCACACTAGTCCTCAGAATATTCAAAAGGAAGGTGCACTTATCTGTCAATAGTAGGTTAAATGTTGCATGTATGTGTTAGGAcatgtggagttttgatgatagacatgtgaatgaaacatgttgtaaAAGCTGGTCCATCCCAGTGAACAAAGCTAAGCTGCAGACAAGTTATTGATAAGATGTCTCTACGTACAAACAGAAATGGATAATATCTATCACATCAGAAGTTGAGTGGAGTGAGAAGTCCTGCAAAAGAGTCCTAGTCAAGATGAAGAGAAACATGAAATAGTGCAGAAGTTCGGTTGATCAAGGAGTCCAGCAATAAGAGAAGAAAGAGTCCTATTAAATCTAAGAGAGAAAGAGACGGCAACAACAAGTAGAACAGTCACTTGATAAGTCCTACTGGAGAGAGCAGTAGACATCAAAAAGGAATTTATCAGAGGAGGGATTAAATACAACAAACGGAATTAAAAGGCTGGGCACTCAAGCActgaaaagaaaatcaacaatcagcatatcAGTTCGCATACTTGAAAAAGAGCCTGGTCTCTTACTTAGCAAGTCATAGACTGtgtgtagtaggtaggttctttgagttgtaatgagtcatttttctagtctcagtgatctataaactgagttaggaattgtgtcttcaagttagggaactcgaagacttgggaacacttatcttggaaagattcgtgtttttgtagtgataggagttagaagttttaattcctagtttacaagaaatCTTATAATTTTGTCGATTATTGAAGCTCAagtattatagtgaagttggggttaaatcctatagaggtataggtagtggttttttacacctttcttgagccggttgttttccacgtaaaaacactgtgttcagtatttacttctgtgaaccacgtttacttacttgttccataGAAAGAAAATTAGTAGGGCTCATACtataacaagtggtatcaaagcgaggttgtcttaaataagtcTAGTACCtaagaaaagataaatatgatgaattccgcacctccTACTGGTCATAGTGAAGGTCAGTCAACAACTAGACCTCCACTTTTTTATGGCTCACATTTTATCTGGTGGAAAGCAAGCATGGAGATGTTCATTCAAGGTGAAGATTATGAATTATGGGACAGGATTACTGATTGTCCCACTACTCCAATGAAGACCGTTTATAGTAAAtaagtcaagaaagtaagaagtgaatttaCCCATGATGACTTGCTGGctttgaagaaaaatgcaaaggcCAAGAACTTCTTGGTCTGTAGACTAAGACCTGATGAATACAACAGGGTATCCACCTGCACTACtactaagcaaatttgggatgcactggtAAATGCTCATTAAGGAACTTCTCAAATAAGAAACTTCAGGATCTCTCTCCttttcactgagtatgaggcattaaaaatgaaggaaaatgaaacctcgcatgaaatgatgacaaggcttaccacTTTATCAAATGAGTTGACTTCcttaggaaaagtcatctctGAGGAAGAACTAGTTGAAAAGTTATTGAGGGTATTACCCAAATCAAAATAGAATATCAAGGTGACTTCAATCAGggaggcaaataaggatcttAAAGGCATGACTCTGGATGAACGAGTAGggaacttaaggacttatgaaatgaAAGTTGATAGAGTCAAAGGAAAGAGGAGCATGTAATGATAGTAGCATTAGGAtctgatttagatgaagatgaagttgatgaaactgcATTCATAGCCCTTGGGGATTCAGATCTAGATGAAAAAGATAAGGactctgaggtaagtatactcgAAGTCAGAGAAAAATTGAAATTGTTCTCAAAGCaaaaacttgtttccttgatgagtgcattGATTGATTACTTCCAAGAGTTAAcctctgatagggatgaattgttcaacagTCTAGCACGtcttaaatttgatctcattgatttaaAGGCTTGCTCAGTTGACAAGGAAACTTGCATTCTCAAGAAATAGGTTGCAGAACTTGAGATTTCAAACAACAATCTTAGGTCTGAAGTTCTCAAATTAACTCTTACTGAAAATGGGAAGAaggccatgagtaaagaacaagaaaatgctAAACTTGAGCTTGttaaatacaaacaagaatgccatgatttaactgaaaaaatcAATAAGTTTAATCAGgaaatctctaaaataaaattggatcttgaaagggcaaataggtggacaaactcctctagaattgttcacaaattatgtgagaaaaatttcaataaaaaggcAGGTTTGGGATTCCACAAAAGCTTTGATGATCCAAAAGATTTATATTACATttgtggaaaccttggacatcccTCCACTGAATGTCCATTAGCTGTAAAAAGAAGATCAAACAGTCAAAACCTGGCTAACAGATCTTCTCAGATCAAAAGGAACAAAACCAGTTCCAGTCAGAGAAACAGGTTGCACTATACGTTGCCTGCATAGACTAAGAGAAATTTCATTCATCCTTTcactcataaaataggacccaa
Proteins encoded in this window:
- the LOC107853967 gene encoding probable leucine-rich repeat receptor-like protein kinase At1g35710, whose product is MLPASVGNLSTSLLKFHAKSCKIKGRIANEIGNFSSLLFLDISENNLVGSIPTTIGNLRNLQRFNLSNNKLTGFIGDHICKLQHLGEIYLGQNKLSGSLPNCLGNITSLREIHLGSNKVSSNISPNLGNLQDLLVLDVSSNNMVGSLPPEIGNLKVITKMDLLMNQFTHGIPREIGELQNSLYLSLRHNKLQGSIPDSESNMVGLEFLDLSHNNISGTIPKILEKLQNLKYFNVSINKFYGKIPSGGTFKNLSSLFFIDNEALCGSSRFSVPLCPTSSKHKSNRKKLLVLYLFLGLAILLFLSYLCLYG
- the LOC124897638 gene encoding probable LRR receptor-like serine/threonine-protein kinase At3g47570, producing the protein MINVACALEYLHHGCLSLVIHCDLKPSNVLLDEDLVAHPSNFGISKLLSEDQSDLYTKTLATLGYIAPEYGLEGLVSTKCDVYSYGVMLLGTFTWRKPNEFEGDFSLKQWVSYSLPDAVMDVVDANLVTQMGGRLQMELDVVASIMKVALVVVLNLRQEGLT